The Zalophus californianus isolate mZalCal1 chromosome 8, mZalCal1.pri.v2, whole genome shotgun sequence genome has a segment encoding these proteins:
- the NT5DC4 gene encoding LOW QUALITY PROTEIN: 5'-nucleotidase domain-containing protein 4 (The sequence of the model RefSeq protein was modified relative to this genomic sequence to represent the inferred CDS: inserted 2 bases in 1 codon; substituted 2 bases at 2 genomic stop codons), with translation MQGFFYCYCDKSLPEGTLKCSKLHKCDSGTRVGVKRVLGQPEVPPRLDLPSFVNRSLVLGKVRCFGFDMDYTLAAYKSPVYEALAFELLLERLVCTGYPHEMPRYTYDPSFPTRGLVFDVLYGKLLKVDTQGNMLLGTHGFAFLSEAEIWSFYPSKFIQRDDLQRFHILNTLFNLPETYLYACLVDSFSGCSRDTNCDIGYQHGNVFMSFXSLFPDVNDAMDNVHQSGYLKEKTLEDLYKYVEKDVRIPILLGKTKEVGKVFLAANSSYNYTDAIMTYLFGIGETEASDRPWRSYLDLIVVDTQKPRFFVEGMVLRQVNTDSGKLPVGTYTVCSXNCVVYSGGSSDVVCELLRVQGKDVLYIEDHIFGDILKSKKRQCWRTCLVVPELSREPGIWAQEKEWMEELKRLDVRLAELYQHMDGSSYGLQVINSTKREIQMPHESVVEQEXAKLDPFSCPRFYSQRTLGFIGPGHTAHRCISGIYGVLFY, from the exons ATGCAAGGATTCTTCTACTGTTACTGTGACAAATCTCTTCCTGAAGGGACTCTGAAATGCAGCAAGCTTCACAAGTGTGACAGTGGCACCAGGGTCGGGGTCAAGAGGGTCCTGGGACAGCCCGAGGTCCCTCCCCGTCTGGACCTGCC GAGTTTTGTCAACCGCAGCTTGGTGCTGGGGAAAGTTCGCTGCTTTGGCTTTGACATGGACTACACCCTGGCTg CCTACAAGTCCCCAGTGTATGAGGCACTGGCCTTTGAGTTACTGCTGGAGCGCCTGGTGTGCACTGGGTACCCACACGAGATGCCGCGTTACACCTACgacccttccttccccaccag GGGGCTGGTGTTTGACGTGCTCTATGGGAAACTGCTGAAGGTGGACACCCAGGGGAACATGCTGCTGGGCACCCATGGCTTCGCTTTCCTCTCGGA ggcAGAGATCTGGAGCTTCTACCCCAGCAAGTTCATTCAGAGGGACGACCTGCAGAGGTTCCACATCCTCAACACACTCTTCAACCTGCCTG AAACCTACCTGTATGCTTGCCTGGTGGACTCCTTCTCAGGCTGCTCCCGTGACACCAA CTGTGACATTGGCTATCAGCATGGGAACGTCTTCATGTCCTTCTGAAGCCTCTTCCCAGACGTGAATGATGCCATGGATAATGTCCACCAGTCG GGCTATCTGAAGGAGAAGACCCTGGAGGACTTGTACAAATACGTGGAGAAGGAT GTGCGCATCCCCATCCTGCTGGGCAAGACGAAGGAGGTTGGGAAAGTGTTTCTGGCCGCCAACAGCAGCTACAACTACACGGAT GCCATCATGACCTACCTATTTGGAATTGGTGAG ACTGAGGCCTCCGACAGGCCCTGGAGGTCCTACTTAGACCTGATTGTGGTAGACACACAGAAGCCCCGCTTCTTTGTTGAGGGAATGGTGCTGAGACAGGTCAACACA gacTCGGGCAAGCTCCCCGTGGGCACCTACACTGTGTGTAG AAACTGTGTGGTTTACTCTGGAG GCTCTTCAGATGTGGTGTGCGAGCTGCTCAGGGTGCAGGGGAAGGATGTCCTGTACATCGAGGACCACATCTTTGGGGACATCCTCAAGTCTAAGAAGCGGCAGTGCTGGCGGACTTGCCTGGTGGTTCCTGAGCTGTCCCGGGAGCCGGGCATCTGGGCCCAAGAGAAGG AGTGGATGGAGGAGCTGAAGAGACTGGATGTGCGCCTGGCAGAACTGTACCA GCACATGGATGGGAGCAGTTATGGGCTGCAAGTCATCAACTCCACCAAGAGGGAGATTCAG ATGCCCCATGAGTCAGTTGTGGAGCAAGAATGAGCCAAACTCGATCCCTTCTCCTGCCCCCGCTTCTACAGCCAGAGG ACTCTTGGCTTCATAGggccaggtcacacagctcatcGCTGCATCTCTGGCATCTACGGTGTCCTGTTTTACTGA